GCGGTGATCGGACGTCGCAGCAGCGATGCGGTCGTCACCACCTGTGCGAGCGCGGCGTCGAGGTCGCGCACGCTGCCGGGGAACGCCTCGACGAGCAGGTCGACGCACTCGGCCGGAATGCCGACGCCGCCCGCGGCCGCCTTCGCCCGCACGATCTCCCGGCGGAGCGCCGGGTCGGGGGCCTCGATCGGCGCGACGAAGGCGCGCGCGACGAGGCCGCGGAGCTGGGGCTCGAGCCCGGTGAGCTCGTGCGGCGCGCGATCGCCCGTCAGCACGACGCGCCCGCCCGCATCGAGCAGCTGCTCGGCGGTGTGGAAGAGCTCCTCCTGCGTGCCGCGCTTGCCGGCGAGGAAGGCGACGTCGTCGACGACGAGCACGTCGCAGTGCTCGCGCAGCCTGCGCTTGAACGCCGGCATCGTCTTCGACTTCACCGCCGCGGTGAACGCATTCGTGAAGGCCTCGGCGGTCGTGTAGCGAGCGCGCTCGCGGATGCGCGCCTCGCTGCAGATCGCGCGCGCGAGGTGCGTCTTCCCCATGCCGGGAGCGCCGTGGAGGTAGAGGAGGCGCAGCGTGTCGTGGCGCGCGGTCGCGATCGAGAGCGCGGCCTCGCGAGCGAGCGCGTTCGCGGGGCCGACGGCGAAGTCGTCGAAGGTCGGCTCGGGCGCGACGCTCCGGCGCGCGCGCGGCTCGGCGGGCGTCGCGCGCAGCGCGAGGACGCGCCGCGGAGCCGGCGTCTCCTCCGGGAGTCCGGTCGTCGCCGACGTCGGTGCGACGCCGTCGTCGGGCCTGCGCTCCGGGGCGTGCGCGGGCGCGCTGCAGGCGCCGAGCACGGCGCGCGCACGGGCGCGCGCGCGGGCGCGCGCGTCCTCGCATCCGCCGACCTCGACGCGGACGCCGAGCGCGCGCCCGAGCTCCGCCCGCACGGCGGCGACGATGCGCGGAAGCAGCGAATCGCGAACGCGGTTTCGGTGGAACGCGGTCGGCGCCAGGAGTCGCAGCTCGTCGTCGCCCGGCTCGAGGACGAGCGGAGCGAGCCACGAGTCGAGCGCGAAGACGGGCACCTCCGCCGCGAGGCGGTGTAGAACGCCGTCCCAGACCTCGGGGGGAAAGGTCATGAGATCTCTTCGATTTTTCGGGTTTTTGGACGGTTCCGGCCACCTCTCACCAGATATCGCCGGGGCCGTCCGAAACGGAGCGGAGTATCCACAGGACCGGACGATCCCGCAAATTCGATTCTTCGCGAAAACGACACCCGAGCTACACACGCGCGGATCGCGGCGTTAGGCGCCCCACACCGTCGAGAACCGGCGTTTCGAAGCCCGAACGCGACGGGAATCCGCGAAGTTCGCTGGCGATGTGGAAGCGAGTTGGAGCGCGATTCGCGCGCGTCGCGCGCGGACGGGCACGAGAATGGAATCTACGGATTCCGACGAATTCCGACGATTTCCTCGCTCGTGGATGCCATGCGAGGAAGCGCGATGTTCACTGCAACACGCCCGACCCGGGCGAGTGGCCCGACGCCAGCTCGGCCAACCGGAAGCGCAGCAGACCGACGAGCTTTTCGTAGCGTTCGAGCACGCGGTCGGCCTCGAGCAGCCCCTGCTTCTCGGACGGCGCGAAGTCGATCGACTGCGCGAACGAGTTGACGAACTCCTCGTCGCCGAGCCGCTCGAACTGCTGGCGCGCGAAGGCCTCGATGCGGGCCGGCGCGATCCTCGCGAGCAGGTCGCGCATCGCCTGGAGCACGTCGTGGCGCGCGGCCGCGACGCCGGCGGCGTCCTCCTCCGGGTTCGAATCGGGAACGGACACGACGCGCGCGACGCGGTAGAGCCGCTCGCCGTCGGAAGGCTCCTCGTCGACGATGCGGAAGCGCGTCGTGCCGGCGAGCACGAGGTTGAACCGACCGCTCGGGAGCGCCTCGAGCTGCTCGATCACGCCCTCGCAGCCGACGTCGAAGAGCGGAGGGCTCCCGGACATTCCGGCGGTGTGGCTGGGGAGGACGACGGCCATGCCGATCGCGCGCACCCCCTCGTCGCCGGTCGCGTCGCGCACCATCTGCCGGTAGCGCGGCTCGAAGATGTGGAGCGGCACGCGGACGCGCGGGAAGAGGACGACGTTCTCGAGCGGGAAGAGCGCGAGCGGCCGGGGCTCGCCGGGCGGAGGCGCGGGCTGCGGCACGTCTTCCGTCATCGCGGCGAGGGTAGCTTCCGACCCGGCGATATCTCGCGGCCTTGACGCGCCCGTGCGGCGTCGGAAGACTCGCCCGGCGCGTGACGGGGCGAGTCCGGCGACAGCGCGAGAACCGGGAGACGATCGAGCGCCTCAACCGCGACGCGCTCGAGATCGCGCGTCGGTTCGCGCTGCGGTACCGCTGCATCGAGGCCGAGCGCGCCAACGTGAAGCGCCGCTACGGCATCTGCTACTCCGACGGCACGATCCGCATCCGCCTGCGCCACGCCACGAGCGGCGAGCTGCTCAAGTACTCGAGTCTCGTGAACACCCTGTGCCACGAGCTCGCGCACCTGCGTCACTTCGATCACAGCCCGCGCTTCCACCGCTTCTATCGCGAGCTGCTCGCGTGGGCGAAGCGGGCGCAGATCTACCGGCCCGCCCGCACAGCGCTCGTGGCGCCCGTCGTCGGCGCACCCGCTCCGCTGCGCGCGGCGCGCGACGTTCCGTCGCTTCGCGATGCCTGGGCTGCCGAGCGCGCGCGACGGGCCGCGAGCGAGGCACCGCCGCCCGCGGCGGCCTCGGGGTCGCGCGGTCCGGAGCAGCTGAGCTTGTTCGGGTAGGAGGGCGGCGACTACTCGGCGATCGCGTCGTAGTCTTCGAGCGTGTTGGGGCCCGAGACGACTTCGACCACGATGTTGTCGCACGCGATCGACTTGTCGAGCAGCTCGCGCAGCATGCCAGCGACGGTGAGCTCGTCGTACTCGGCGAGCGCATCTTCGAGCCCGCTGCCGGAGACGGTGAACTCCACGGTGGCCTTGATGCGGGCCTCTTTTGCTTCCGTGTCCATTCGGCTGTCTCCTGACCTCGGTGTCGGCGGTTACGGTGCCGCGATTCCCGACGGGGTTCCGGCGGCTCGGCGATTTCGCATCTCGAAGCCCGGAGTGGGGAGGGCTCGCGGACTCGCTCCGGCGCGAGGGTGGCGGTGGGCGGGGCCGCGACGTGCCGGGAGCGCGGGTCGATCGGGAAAGTCGCGCTAAGTACCTGATTCCAAAGGATAATTTAGCAACAGGGCGGGAAGGATACACCACGGTCTGGGGCCCGGCTATGGAAAAAGCGGTGGAAATCTGCGCGGATTCGGCGCGCTCTGCCCTCCGTCACCGCCCCTTGGTCGCATCGCGACGCGCCACGTCTTCGCGCGCGTACATCGCGATCAGCGCGGCCGAGCCGGCGAGGACCACCCCGAAGATCACGCGCGAGGCCTGGTGGAGGTGGGCGAAACGCTCGGCCGCGCCGGCCGGCGTCGCCGGTCCGAAGGTGCTCGGGCGCATCCCGCCGATCGCGGCCGTGATGCCGAACTCGGTGAAGGCGCAGAGCGCGGCCAGGACGGCGGCCGTCCACGCGAGCATGCGCCGCTCGCCCTGTGCGATCGCGATCGCAAACAGTGCGGTGCCGGCGACGAGCCCATAGAGATGGAGCGCCCGCAGCAGCGGGCTCACGAGTCGCCCGGCCTCGAGGCCGGACGGCAGGACGCGGAAGGCGATCGGTGCGACCGCGAACGCGAAGAGCGCCCACGACCCGAACCAGCCGCCGAGCAGCAGCCAGCGCAGGGTCCGCAGCCCGATGGCCGGCTCACGCCGCGGCACGGAGCCCCCGCGCCCCGTCGCGCGCACGGCGCCAGGCGGCGCGTCCTGCACTCGTCGTGCGCTCGCCCGGGCTCGCAGATCGTGCGCAGGAGCGCTCAAGCCCGGTGCGCGACGGCCGACAAGTGCGGGCAGCTGGATCGGAGTCGAGCCAGGGGGGGGAGACTCCGACGGGACGGCCCGGGACGATGAGTCCCGGGCCGCTTTCGTTTGCGCGGCCCGCCATCTCGCGAGTGCGACGCCGCCCGCTCAGCCGAGCGAGGCGGCATCGGCCGCCGGGTCGATCGGCTCGAGCGTCACCGGATCGAGCTTCCGCGACTGCAGCTCGCGCGCCGCGTCCTCGTCGGCGACGTCGCTGTGGCAGGCCGCCTTCGCGGCGCGCGCGCCGACCGCGGCGCGCGTCTTGCTCGCGAGCCGGTGGATCTCCGCCGGCGACAGCACGCCGCGCTGCTCGAGGATGGCGCGCTGCTCGCCCGTCAACGCGAGCGACACCTTCGGTGCGTCCCACGCGTACGCGGCCTCCTTGCCCGACGCGAACTCGACGATCTCCTTGCTGATGCGCACCGAGCACCAGTCGTGCCCGCACATCGCGCAGAAGTCGGTGTCGACGTCGAGATCCTCGTCGTGGTACGCGCGCGCGGTGTCCGGGTCGAACGACAGCTCGAAGTGCTTCTCCCAGTTGAGCGCGGCGCGCGCCTTCGTGAGCTCGTCGTCGCGGTCGCGCGCGCCCGGGATGCCGAGTGCGACGTCGGCCGCGTGCGCCGCGATCCGGTACGCGACGCAGCCCTGCTTGACGTCGTCCTTCTTGGGCAGGCCGAGGTGCTCCTTCGGCGTCACGTAGCAGAGCATCGCCGCGCCGTGGTACGCGGCGGCGGTCGCGCCGATCGCGCTCCCGATGTGGTCGTAGCCCGGGAAGATGTCGGTCACGAGCGGCCCGAGCACGTAGAACGGCGCCCCGTGGCACAGCTGCCGCTGCAGCTTCATGTTGAACTCGATCTGGTCGAACGGCACGTGACCCGGGCCCTCGACCATCACCTGGCAGCCGTGCCGCCACGCGCGCTCGGTGAGCTCGCCGAGCACCTGCAGCTCGCCGAGCTGCGCCGCGTCGGTCGCGTCCGCGAGCCCGCCCGGCCGCAGCCCGTCGCCGATCGAGAACGTCACGTCGAAGCGCCGCAGGACGTCGCAGATCTCGTCCCAGATCGCGTACATCAGGTTCTCGGCGCGGTGGTGGATCATCCACTTCGCGAGCAGCGAGCCGCCGCGCGACACGATGCCGATCGCGCGTTTCGCGACGAGCGGGAGGTGCTCGCGCAGCACGCCCGCGTGGATCGTGAAGTAGTCGACGCCCTGCCGCGCCTGGTGCTCGAGCGCCTCGAGCACGATCGCCGGCGTGAGGTCCTCGACCTTGCGGCCGAGGATCATCGAGTAGATGGGTACCGTGCCGATCGGCACGCGCGCGTTCGCGACGATGGCCTCGCGCGTCGCGTCGAGGTCGCCGCCCGTCGAGAGGTCCATCACGGTGTCGGCCTCCCAGCGCTCGGCCCACCGGAGCTTCTCGACCTCGGCATCCGTGCCGCTCGACACCGGCGACGCGCCCATGTTCGCGTTCACCTTCGTCTTGCTGGCGCGCCCGATCGCCATCGGGTCGAGCGCGTGCGCGAGGTGGACGCGGTTGGCCGGGATGACCATGCGGCCGCACGCGACCTCGTCGCGCACCTGCTCGGGCGTGAGGTGCGGCTCGCGCTCGGCGACGCGGCGCATCTCGGGCGTCACGACGCCGAGCCGCGCGTGCTCGAGCTGCGTCACGGGCGCGAACCCGGGCGGCGGGTCGAAGCGGTAGGCGTTCTCGGGCGCGAGCGGGCCGGCCTGCGGCGCGGGCTCGGCGCGGCGCGTGCCGTCGGCGCGCTCCGTCCAGCCCGGCGGCATGAAGTCCCAGGCCGTCTTCTCCGAGGGCGCGGGCATGCCCGGCGTGTCGGGCGAGCTGAAGGTGCGCGCGCCGCCGACCTCCGCGCGGTTCGCGAAGCTGCCGGGCGTCGTGCCGACCCCGCGCGACGAAGGGTTGCCGCCCACCGCGGGCAGCGCGTACGACGCGGAGCGCGGGGACGGTGCGGGAGCGGTGCGGTCGCGGGACATGGCGGCCCTCCTCTGCGCCGCGCCGCCGCCGCGCGCGCTGCTCGCGGGAGAGCGCGCGGGGGAGGGGCGGGCGCGGCGTGCAACGGAGCGCCGCGAGGCGGTGCCAGCCGAGCCCTTCCCTACGCTCGCCGGCCTCGCGCGCGCCGAGCGCCGCGTGGACGGCCGAGATCAGGTTCGAGGAGTGTGCTCTCAGGCCCGCGCCGCGCCCTGCGAGCGCGCCGGACCACCCCCGGGCTCCGTCGTCGGCGGAGACTATCACGCGGTGCGTGGCCATGCCGCGACGCGGTCACGTACAGTTGCGCGCCTCGCACGAGCGGACACCGACGGGAGAGACGACATGGCAGCAGCAGCGGGCGCGGCGCGCTTCGAGGGCAGGGTCGCGCTGATCACGGGAGCGGCATCGGGCATGGGGCGCGCGTGCGCGCTCCTCTTCGCGCGCGAGGGCGCGTCGGTGTTCGGGCTCGACATCAACGAGAAGGGCCTGGCCGAGACGGCGGCGCTCGTGAGCGAGGCGGGCGGGAAGTTCGAGGGCGCGGTGTTCGACGTCTCGCGCCAGGGCGAGTGCGCCGCCGCCGTCCAGCGCGCCGTCGACGCGTTCGGGAAGCTCGACGTGCTGCTGAACGTCGCCGGCATCGCCCCGCTCGGCCACATGAAGGACGTGACCGAGGAGCAGTGGAACCGCGTGCTCGGCGTCAACACGTCGAGCGTCTTCTTCCTGTCGCAGGCCGCGATGCCGCACCTGCTCGCGAGCCAGGGGAACATCGTCAACGTCGCGTCGAACGCCGGCCTCATGGGGCAGGCCTACAGCGTGCCCTACTGCGCGAGCAAGGGCGCGGTCGTCAACATGACCCGCGCGATGGCGATGGAGTTCATGAAGTCGCGCGTCCGCATCAACTGCGTGTGCCCGGCCGGCACGAAGACGGCCATCACGGCGAACGCCTCGCTCCCCGAGGACGTGAACCCGCAGCTGCTCGGCCGCTTCGTCGGCATGCGCGGCATGTCGGACGCCGAGGAGATCGCCGAGGCGATCGCGTTCGTCGCCTCCGACGCGGCCAGGAGCTTCCACGGCAGCATCCTGAGCGTCGACCGCGGCGTGACGGCCGGCTGATGCGACGCGCCGGCCAGGAGGTGCGCCGACGGCAGACGTCCGCGTCGCGCGTGGCGGCGCTCGCGTTCGCGCTCGTGGCGGCGTTCGCGCTCGCCGCGTGCGACCGCAACGTCGAGCCGTTCGACCCCGACGAGCAGCCCTCGCAGCCCGACCTCGCGCGCATCTTTCCCGAGGCGGAGAGCGCCGGCGGCCCGGGCGGCGCGAGCGCGGCGCCCGCGATGCCGCCCGCGCCGGGGGGTGCGACGCGCGGCAACGCGGCGAACGGTGCGGCCGGCGCGCAGGGCGCGGGCGCGCCCATCCGCGGCCGCGTCGAGGTCGCCGAGGCCGCGCGCGGCGCGGCGCCCGCGCGCGCCACGCTGTTCGTGATCGCGCGTCGCGCGGGCGCGGCCGGCGGCCCGCCGCTCGCCGTGCTCCGCCTTCCCGACCCGACCTTCCCGCTCGACTTCGAGATCGGCCCCGAGAACGCGATGATCGCCGGCATGCCCTTCGCCGGGGACATCGCGCTCACCGCGCGCCTCGACGCCGACGGCGACGCGATGACGCGCGGGCCGAGCGACCTCACCGGCGCGCTCGCGAGCCCCGTCCAGCCCGGCGCGACCGGCGTGCGGA
This genomic interval from Myxococcota bacterium contains the following:
- a CDS encoding DnaA/Hda family protein, with translation MTFPPEVWDGVLHRLAAEVPVFALDSWLAPLVLEPGDDELRLLAPTAFHRNRVRDSLLPRIVAAVRAELGRALGVRVEVGGCEDARARARARARAVLGACSAPAHAPERRPDDGVAPTSATTGLPEETPAPRRVLALRATPAEPRARRSVAPEPTFDDFAVGPANALAREAALSIATARHDTLRLLYLHGAPGMGKTHLARAICSEARIRERARYTTAEAFTNAFTAAVKSKTMPAFKRRLREHCDVLVVDDVAFLAGKRGTQEELFHTAEQLLDAGGRVVLTGDRAPHELTGLEPQLRGLVARAFVAPIEAPDPALRREIVRAKAAAGGVGIPAECVDLLVEAFPGSVRDLDAALAQVVTTASLLRRPITADLVHDVLAAKGAATDARRPRPTPELVVRIVAQFFQTTPEALSSRSRRRDVLVPRQLAIFLARRFTDASLAEIGRALGREHPAVRNAIAAVERRALERAPARYQLEAVSERVREVLEGGPAPVRRPAFVRLVRDEVDAAASSDGAA
- a CDS encoding LON peptidase substrate-binding domain-containing protein; translated protein: MTEDVPQPAPPPGEPRPLALFPLENVVLFPRVRVPLHIFEPRYRQMVRDATGDEGVRAIGMAVVLPSHTAGMSGSPPLFDVGCEGVIEQLEALPSGRFNLVLAGTTRFRIVDEEPSDGERLYRVARVVSVPDSNPEEDAAGVAAARHDVLQAMRDLLARIAPARIEAFARQQFERLGDEEFVNSFAQSIDFAPSEKQGLLEADRVLERYEKLVGLLRFRLAELASGHSPGSGVLQ
- a CDS encoding M48 family metallopeptidase, giving the protein MTGRVRRQRENRETIERLNRDALEIARRFALRYRCIEAERANVKRRYGICYSDGTIRIRLRHATSGELLKYSSLVNTLCHELAHLRHFDHSPRFHRFYRELLAWAKRAQIYRPARTALVAPVVGAPAPLRAARDVPSLRDAWAAERARRAASEAPPPAAASGSRGPEQLSLFG
- a CDS encoding DUF4149 domain-containing protein codes for the protein MPRREPAIGLRTLRWLLLGGWFGSWALFAFAVAPIAFRVLPSGLEAGRLVSPLLRALHLYGLVAGTALFAIAIAQGERRMLAWTAAVLAALCAFTEFGITAAIGGMRPSTFGPATPAGAAERFAHLHQASRVIFGVVLAGSAALIAMYAREDVARRDATKGR
- the thiC gene encoding phosphomethylpyrimidine synthase; amino-acid sequence: MPAPSEKTAWDFMPPGWTERADGTRRAEPAPQAGPLAPENAYRFDPPPGFAPVTQLEHARLGVVTPEMRRVAEREPHLTPEQVRDEVACGRMVIPANRVHLAHALDPMAIGRASKTKVNANMGASPVSSGTDAEVEKLRWAERWEADTVMDLSTGGDLDATREAIVANARVPIGTVPIYSMILGRKVEDLTPAIVLEALEHQARQGVDYFTIHAGVLREHLPLVAKRAIGIVSRGGSLLAKWMIHHRAENLMYAIWDEICDVLRRFDVTFSIGDGLRPGGLADATDAAQLGELQVLGELTERAWRHGCQVMVEGPGHVPFDQIEFNMKLQRQLCHGAPFYVLGPLVTDIFPGYDHIGSAIGATAAAYHGAAMLCYVTPKEHLGLPKKDDVKQGCVAYRIAAHAADVALGIPGARDRDDELTKARAALNWEKHFELSFDPDTARAYHDEDLDVDTDFCAMCGHDWCSVRISKEIVEFASGKEAAYAWDAPKVSLALTGEQRAILEQRGVLSPAEIHRLASKTRAAVGARAAKAACHSDVADEDAARELQSRKLDPVTLEPIDPAADAASLG
- a CDS encoding SDR family oxidoreductase, translated to MAAAAGAARFEGRVALITGAASGMGRACALLFAREGASVFGLDINEKGLAETAALVSEAGGKFEGAVFDVSRQGECAAAVQRAVDAFGKLDVLLNVAGIAPLGHMKDVTEEQWNRVLGVNTSSVFFLSQAAMPHLLASQGNIVNVASNAGLMGQAYSVPYCASKGAVVNMTRAMAMEFMKSRVRINCVCPAGTKTAITANASLPEDVNPQLLGRFVGMRGMSDAEEIAEAIAFVASDAARSFHGSILSVDRGVTAG